One Oncorhynchus masou masou isolate Uvic2021 chromosome 2, UVic_Omas_1.1, whole genome shotgun sequence genomic region harbors:
- the LOC135552738 gene encoding uncharacterized protein LOC135552738: MSFPETVSDSLCRNPLVVQTHSFISCPGGWSQMIPKVKKPDVEILAWRGSTCSPHPQLSSSPALQFSSPPALQLSSSPHPQLTSSPALLTPSSPALQFSTPPALQLSSPPALQFSSPPALQFSSSPRPQLSSSPVLLTPSSPVLLTPSSPVLLTPSSPVLLAPSSPALLTPSSPVLLTPSSPALQFSSPAALQFSSPPALQFSSPPALQFSSPPALQLSSPPALQFSSPPALQLSSSPHPQLSSSPHPQLSSSPVLLTSSSPVLLTPSSPVLLTPTSPVLLTPSSPALLTPALQFSTPPALQLSSPPALQFSSPPALQLSSLLTPSSHPQLTPSSPHPQLSSSPHPQLSSSPHPQLSSSLLTPSSPVLLTPSSPVLPHPQLQFSSPPALQFSSPPALQLSSSPHPQLSSSPVLLTPSSPDFS; encoded by the exons atgagcttccctgagacggtttctgatagtttgtgcagaaatcctttggttgtgcaaacccatagtttcatcagctgtccaggtggctggtctcagatgatcccaaaagtgaagaagccggatgtggagatcctggCCTGGCGTGGCtccacgtg CTCTCCTCACCCCCAGCTCTCCAGCTCTCCAGCTCTCCAGTTCTCCTCACCCCCAGCTCTCCAGCTCTCCAGTTCTCCTCACCCCCAGCTCACCAGCTCTCCAGCTCTCCTCACCCCCAGCTCTCCAGCTCTCCAGTTCTCCACGCCCCCAGCTCTCCAGCTCTCCTCGCCCCCAGCTCTCCAGTTCTCCTCACCCCCAGCTCTCCAGTTCTCCAGCTCTCCTCGCCCCCAgctctccagttctccagttctcctcaCCCCCAGCTCTCCAGTTCTCCTCACCCCCAGCTCTCCAGTTCTCCTCACCCCCAGCTCTCCAGTTCTCCTCGCCCCCAGCTCTCCAGCTCTCCTCACCCCCAGCTCTCCAGTTCTCCTCACCCCCAGCTCTCCAGCTCTCCAGTTCTCCTCACCCGCAGCTCTCCAGTTCTCCTCACCCCCAGCTCTCCAGTTCTCCTCACCCCCAGCTCTCCAGTTCTCCTCACCCCCAGCTCTCCAGTTATCCTCACCCCCAGCTCTCCAGTTCTCCTCACCCCCAGCTCTCCAGCTCTCCAGCTCTCCTCACCCCCAGCTCTCCAGTTCTCCTCACCCCCAGCTCTCCAGCTCTCCAGTTCTCCTCACCTCCAGCTCTCCAGTTCTCCTCACCCCCAGCTCTCCAGTTCTCCTCACCCCCACCTCTCCAGTTCTCCTCACCCCCAGCTCTCCAGCTCTCCTCACCCCAGCTCTCCAGTTCTCCACACCCCCAGCTCTCCAGCTCTCCTCACCCCCAGCTCTCCAGTTCTCCTCACCCCCAGCTCTCCAGCTCTCCAGTCTCCTCACCCCCAGCTCTCACCCCCAGCTCACCCCCAGTTCTCCTCACCCCCAGCTCTCCAGTTCTCCTCACCCCCAGCTCTCCAGCTCTCCTCACCCCCAGCTCTCCAGTTCTCTCCTCACCCCCAGCTCTCCAGTTCTCCTCACCCCCAGCTCTCCAGTTCTCCCTCACCCCCAGCTCCAGTTCTCCTCACCCCCAGCTCTCCAGTTCTCCTCACCCCCAGCTCTCCAGCTCTCCAGTTCTCCTCACCCCCAGCTCTCCAGCTCTCCAGTTCTCCTCACCCCCAGCTCTCCAGACTTCAGTTAA